A stretch of Plasmodium vinckei vinckei genome assembly, chromosome: PVVCY_05 DNA encodes these proteins:
- a CDS encoding RNA polymerase II-associated protein 1, putative, whose amino-acid sequence MAHNKEDNLQDKLRKERVNDFIVNQCKFDIVEKYDESSSDEENENNQQKEHFNNDAKNMDHNFNLTDESSKIVNEKIEKEYNSILKNCNVSFPPALHRSILNLQKNNKNEKLDLSKIYNNNISLHNYENSKNSEHENKQNYNFANKTIPNIKYNDNHKKDINVEKTDLEKKTHNNHHNAFYKNNDTKRYDVIFKMNKNELAKLQWTNPIDNTEIREIKNIKEIKLHEIRFDFLGRLRIQINESLYNEKERKKIFDNFDGLYHHNEEPLNSGYTLPELLFLCQSSYPNQVCIALKIMRHIFINMYLKVTELNDVLLDSNIINNYQVKNKYSYAFTFNRFVNYLNNDLNIFSKLLFLFNYYSNNNIQFNCLHAMASYLFPNNTYIIKDKIIFDGTEENKINKFKYSIDYEFFSYYDMFSDNIFFDESYNIFFYSNKKGQNCSISDFPLENNNSNTLKNSIDHKDDNTSDPNQANNINNPRDDDVTIFLNKCKENEIKNEEEKVDKIIIKNTTKKKYEKNDENSIIYDKILCYLKNVNESASDPSKLIKINLDIIKSYKKTNDNEDIEIIKLINNISNILKNNFAVVEVENSCVCLLIGLLIKYKHKINILKNKDLVKNLEKICESKIVGSCLYNERIKKECSNTNQTINSSDLNFVYNIITLIRYIIIYNYDKDFLQNFDVLSFLIFYRTLPFSLNLESINDNMEKNTNTSMRHSYIFISTETLKVFRILLTCNLYKESVEYFHDIVNKIHKINIKNDIICKKFLTQVYLYISTYNLICDDMDLSGLLYTSKVIKTLEIQINNVDKKEKSYEYIYTNNSFSYPNNIKEQNKLGFNYLNDLILINQCLNYIYTVFNCIRKKCINIEQCIHTEQIYDLMKLLQRIGHTFTGNLSWLLDWYRDDVKRNDNKNEDNIIKNIFNKTKECPSMFNFIIYEQNLDPHFFFVIFIQLLNSILKIILEISYMNEEIQNSDDIINANNIYDEINPLIELFSQLNQNVLKLFKIDIFKVENVLDSNNVFLPLSYLFYNLYKLFNMKIYKEKNASSMNTNQNQLKNNQKCDTILRDDNMDIIFYSLVFCSSVPLSYFSLKEITKQPSISINDNIKRDTLPIYGEEAISTSFQNVDTHQRDTCSNDENKDEYIKNVNAVYVILFLQKYIKESLSIYNSKKNIFLLLLKNMFRESNKSLNDITKMEEIIIRKVLILFLNKNVLNFLVKHMDTSTFFKFYIQIFLVNNHKQIGEYMNEHINIYNYFVSIAEIYIFNNMPCDVDTLRGETTFFDEELEYKKSIENIVFSFLQNKMERKKESKQNGDNGKSSFGQDEDILNQFEKNKQNIKSCTRLKRLNISCALSQTVFEKIIESFKLGYFFNPLLLSILFFFSTVSFPQECRNIFFNDYDILKILGKNIFIHFFDNQHYIIYTISTYYGLKQNNYIIDLTKFFPSIFSFIYNSYDNFILQQNLEEYFKNLLTEYSDPSFLYFLFFVKKQIHNKQKNH is encoded by the coding sequence atggcCCATAATAAGGAAGACAATTTACAGGATAAACTTCGAAAAGAAAGAGTAAACGATTTTATAGTTAATCAGTGTAAATTTGATATCgtagaaaaatatgatgaaaGTTCAAGTGATgaggaaaatgaaaataatcaaCAAAAAGAACACTTCAATAATGATGCCAAAAATATGgatcataattttaatcTTACTGATGAATCCTCAAAAATTgtgaatgaaaaaatagaaaaggaatataatagtatattaaaaaattgtaatgtAAGTTTCCCCCCAGCTCTTCATAGGagtatattaaatttacaaaaaaataataagaatgAAAAGTTAGACTTGAGcaaaatatacaataataatatttcactCCATAATTATGAGAATAGCAAAAATAGTGAACATGAGAACAagcaaaattataattttgccAACAAAACAATTccaaacataaaatataatgataaccataaaaaggatataaatgtagaaaaaacagacttagaaaaaaaaacacataaTAACCATCACAATGCTTTctacaaaaataatgatacaaAAAGATATGatgtaatttttaaaatgaacaaaaacGAACTAGCGAAATTACAATGGACTAATCCAATAGATAACACAGAAATtagagaaataaaaaatataaaagaaataaaattacatGAAATCagatttgattttttagGTAGACTAagaatacaaataaatgaaagTCTATATAAcgaaaaagaaagaaaaaaaatatttgacaATTTTGATGGACTTTATCATCATAATGAAGAACCATTAAATAGTGGATACACATTGCCTGagcttttgtttttatgtCAAAGTTCATATCCAAATCAAGTATGTATagcattaaaaattatgagacatatatttataaatatgtatttaaaagTTACCGAATTAAATGATGTACTTTTAGAtagtaatataataaataattatcaagtaaaaaacaaatattctTACGCCTTTACATTTAATAGATTTGTAaactatttaaataatgatttgaatatattttcaaaattgttatttttatttaattattatagtaataataatatacaatttaatTGTCTTCATGCTATGGCTAGCTACTTATTTCCAAATAATacatacataataaaagataaaataatatttgatgGAACAgaagaaaacaaaattaataaatttaaatattctatAGATTATGAATTTTTCTCATATTACGATATGTTTAGtgataacattttttttgatgaaagttataatatatttttttattcaaacAAAAAAGGACAAAATTGTTCTATCTCAGATTTTCCcttagaaaataataattcgaACACCTTGAAAAATTCGATAGATCATAAAGATGATAATACCTCTGATCCAAATCAagcaaataatattaacaatCCGAGGGATGATGAtgttacaatttttttaaataagtgcaaagaaaatgaaataaaaaatgaagaagagAAAgtagataaaataattataaaaaatacaacgaaaaaaaaatatgaaaagaatgatgaaaatagtataatttatgataaaattttatgctaccttaaaaatgttaatgaAAGTGCTAGCGATCCAagtaaattaataaaaataaatttagatataataaaatcatataaaaagacaaatgataatgaagatatcgaaattataaaacttataaataatataagtaatattttgaaaaataattttgctGTTGTCGAAGTAGAAAATAGTTGTGTGTGTCTTTTAATAGggttattaattaaatataagcataaaataaatatattaaaaaataaagatcttgtaaaaaatttagaaaaaatatgtgaatCAAAAATTGTAGGTAGCTGTTTATACAAcgaaagaataaaaaaagaatgttCAAATACAAATCAAACAATTAACTCTTCTGAtcttaattttgtttataatataattactttaataagatatataattatatataactatGATAAagattttttacaaaatttcgATGTgctatcatttttaattttttatagaacTTTGCCATTTAGTTTGAATCTTGAAagtataaatgataatatggaaaaaaacaCTAACACTTCAATGAGGCattcttatatatttatttccacAGAAACATTAAAAGTATTTAGAATTTTACTAACTTGTAATTTGTATAAAGAATCAGTTGAATATTTTCATGatattgttaataaaattcataaaataaatattaaaaatgatataatttgtaaaaagtttttaactcaagtatatttatatatttctactTATAACTTGATATGTGATGATATGGATTTATCAGGACTTTTATATACTTCTAAAGTTATTAAAACGTTAGAAattcaaattaataatgtagacaaaaaagaaaaatcatatgaatatatatatacaaacaattctttttcataccctaataatattaaagaacaaaataaattaggctttaattatttaaatgatttgatattaataaatcaatgccttaattatatatacacagtATTTAACTgtattagaaaaaaatgtataaatatagaacaATGTATACATACCGAGCAAATATACGATCTTATGAAATTGCTTCAACGGATTGGGCATACATTTACAGGAAACCTTAGCTGGTTACTAGATTGGTATAGAGATGATGTAAAAAGAAATGATAACAAAAACGAAGACAACATAAttaagaatatatttaacaaaACAAAGGAGTGCCCTTCTATGTtcaatttcattatttatgaacaaaatttggatcctcattttttttttgtcatatttatacaGCTATTAAACagcattttaaaaataattttagaGATAAGTTATATGAATGaagaaatacaaaatagtgatgatataattaatgCCAATAATATTTACGACGAAATAAATCCGCTTATTGAGTTATTCTCTCAATTAAATCAAAATGTGttaaaactttttaaaatagaCATATTCAAAGTTGAAAATGTTTTAGATTCGAACAATGTGTTTCTACCCCTatcatatttgttttataatttatacaaactttttaatatgaaGATTtataaggaaaaaaatgctTCAAGTATGAATACTAATCAAAATCAACTTAAAAATAACCAAAAATGTGACACTATTTTAAGGGATGACAACAtggatattattttttattcgcTTGTATTTTGTTCCTCCGTTCCTCTTAgttatttttctttgaaGGAAATTACGAAACAGCCAAGCATCTCAATCAATGACAATATAAAGAGAGACACATTACCTATCTATGGAGAGGAAGCTATTTCAACTTCTTTTCAAAATGTAGACACACATCAAAGGGATACATGTTCAAATGATGAGAACAAagatgaatatataaaaaatgttaatgcGGTATATGTTATcctatttttacaaaaatatataaaagaaagtttatcaatatataatagcaaaaaaaatatatttttattgttactaaaaaatatgtttagaGAATCTAATAAGTcattaaatgatataacCAAAATggaagaaataataattagaAAAGtactaattttatttttaaataaaaatgttttaaattttttagtaaAACATATGGATACatctacattttttaagttttacattcaaatatttcttGTTAATAATCATAAACAAATTGGAGAATATATGAATGaacacataaatatatataactattttGTGTCTATAgctgaaatatatatatttaataatatgccTTGTGACGTTGATACTTTAAGGGGTGAAACCACATTTTTTGATGAAGAAttggaatataaaaagagcatagaaaatattgttttttcttttcttcaGAATAAAATGGAAAGGAAAAAAGAATCAAAACAAAATGGGGATAATGGAAAAAGTTCTTTTGGACAAGATgaagatatattaaatcagttcgaaaaaaataaacaaaatatcaAATCGTGTACTCGACTAAAGCGACTCAATATCAGCTGTGCTCTTTCACAAACagtttttgaaaaaatcatcgaatcttttaaattaggatatttttttaacccATTACttttatcaatattattttttttttctactgTATCCTTTCCACAAGAATgcagaaatatattttttaacgattatgatatattgaaaattttagggaaaaatatatttattcatttttttgataatcagcattatataatatatacaatatccACATATTATGGAttgaaacaaaataattatattatcgACTTAACCAAATTTTTTCCCTcgattttttcatttatatataattcttatgataattttattttacaacaAAACTTGgaagaatattttaaaaatttactaACTGAATATTCCGATCCTAGtttcttatattttctcttttttgttaaaaaacaaattcaCAACAAACAAAAGAATCACTAA
- a CDS encoding S-adenosylmethionine decarboxylase/ornithine decarboxylase, putative, whose product MSTLFEGIEKRIIIKLRKNLFANGNINSLLDISRDLWEEKLHLIGCNIVSEIKEDINAPSNERCRVYLLSESSLYIYNDMIFIKTCGKTKILFFIPFLVDILIYKLKKYFILEKFYLYNESFIQNNTELEEIVDFIQNYFEYTIFTHMNYKNVTKDGRYYQEYPHKSIEDEQVFFKFFLKNMEFINTPLPANRNHYIFFSQVNKDATIDTSALNVFPNFCSEMHLFGIKKYNMPNQFHNEYLTYDLFNVLSNHSRNVPKSEENEKTEICSSSVYSFDSVENSSKSISNTTNTTIIANVSKDLDNNSTSTLYSAIDEQILVPTCADDKNNCLNESDAKLLLADENSKNMDKNNAQVFDDNNNYIFISTSKADETYSNTNSVRSNGKSTCSTSSTYTSLLQNDLKELHPKNRAMGIIEDDGKLLVEEEVISYISNDEIIDAKVDNLDNLSNKTMLDNNLDKNYEQIPAIESSLSSFTVVSSDLLNKNTNDEKSGDNISSNMRIKRIEENLYECINLQNNDKLMYNEFHFVPCGYSCNLANKNNYLCVHYSPEDGVSYVSIELSSALKSVNFMNFVKKELNFYNGQYLYIVNYLYDLNDNTLAQKTEDNNKSIKAINEVAEINKKLDNNIIINKHQCYSLCEKKEQSVGFLKIQYYAYEQKNFIQSEEQNKSYNSIYFQQPNKNAQNINSMYEYSYKFCKENNIHIIDIDDNLNSMGNTTNPNRNNYFVKNSNDKVDDIHMEKDSNTLNYNCETAKRADSISPFLLGGQEVQSEKSKLASETNSNNATDNNTEFDLEKEHKEEIMNYYRNNKAEICTFNKMLNDDIDTSVVCINLQKVLLQYIRFKRNLPRVTPFFAVKSNNDENVIKFLYGLNCNFDCASVGEINKLTTLLPNMSRDRIIYANTIKSPSSLKYAKENNINLCTFDNIDELKKIFKYHPTCSLILRINIDFKNYKSYMSSKYGANEFEWEQIFKFAKENNLKIVGVSFHVGSNTKNSFDFCQAIKLSRDAFDMGSRFGFKFEILNLGGGFPEELEYDRARKNEKKHYCTLNEEELKKEIINFLNDKSAIKKNYNFHNFEKLALAINMSINHYFKDIKDQLKIIAEPGRFMVASSSTLACKVIGKRCPAFSPIRLSSLKNDENNNGNMVKNEQVANNGNGQQNGDGNIQNKDQGNCTGTIADTELKTEKKNTGLPSEVCNNGEIQTDNGKTFIPGSAFNHEDNSKLGNITNIKKNVVSIHDNKYNYYSYYITDSIYGCFSGIVFDEYSRQPIYIINNNKTGSKQMILDSPLYLTKIYGQSCDGLDMITSSTYLPECNISDWIIYEYSGAYTFVSASDFNGFQPCQKVYIFPRNKFPFPV is encoded by the coding sequence ATGAGCACCTTATTTGAAGGAATCGAAAAACGCATAATAATCAAGCTAAGGAAAAATTTGTTTGCGAACGGAAACATAAATTCCCTATTAGATATATCACGAGATTTATGGGAAGAAAAACTTCATTTAATAGGTTGTAATATAGTATCCGAAATAAAAGAAGATATAAATGCACCATCAAACGAAAGATGTAGAGTATACTTATTATCAGAAAgctcattatatatatataatgacatgatatttataaaaacatgtggcaaaacaaaaatactattttttattcctttCCTTGttgatatattaatatataaattgaaaaaatacttTATCTTAGAAAAATTCTATTTATACAATGAATCctttattcaaaataatacagAGTTAGAAGAAATTGTAgattttatacaaaattattttgaatatacCATTTTCACACACatgaattataaaaatgtaacaaAAGATGGTCGTTATTATCAAGAATATCCCCACAAATCGATTGAAGATGAACaagtttttttcaaattttttctaaaaaatatggaattTATTAACACGCCCTTACCTGCAAATAGAAAtcattacatttttttttcgcaAGTTAACAAAGATGCAACAATAGATACTTCTGCTTTGAACGTATTCCCAAATTTTTGCTCTGAAATGCATTTATTTgggattaaaaaatataatatgccAAACCAATTTCATAATGAGTATTTAACTTATGATTTGTTCAATGTACTTTCGAACCACTCTAGAAATGTTCCAAAATCTGAAGAAAACGAAAAGACAGAGATATGTAGCAGTAGTGTATATTCATTTGACTCAGTTGAAAATTCATCAAAATCCATAAGCAATACTACAAATACGACTATTATAGCAAATGTTTCTAAAGATCTAGATAATAACTCAACTAGTACTTTGTATAGTGCAATAGACGAACAAATACTAGTACCAACTTGTGCTGatgacaaaaataattgtttaAATGAATCAGATGCAAAACTATTATTAGCTGatgaaaattcaaaaaatatggacAAGAACAATGCGCAAGTATTcgatgataataataattatatctttatttcAACTTCTAAAGCCGACGAAACTTATAGTAATACTAATAGTGTTAGAAGCAATGGCAAGAGTACATGCAGCACCAGTAGCACTTATACTTCTTTATTACAAAACGATTTAAAAGAACTTCATCCAAAAAATCGTGCTATGGGCATAATAGAAGATGATGGTAAACTTTTAGTAGAAGAAGAAGTTATTAGTTACATAAGCAATGACGAAATAATCGATGCAAAAGTTGATAACCTTGATAACTTATCAAACAAAACTATGTTggataataatttagataaaaattatgaacaaatCCCAGCAATCGAATCTTCCTTATCATCTTTCACAGTTGTATCTTCTGATTTgcttaataaaaatacaaatgacGAAAAAAGCGGAGACAATATATCAAGCAATATGCGCATTAAAAGAATCgaagaaaatttatatgaatgtataaatttacaaaataatgataaactTATGTATAACGAATTCCATTTTGTTCCATGCGGATATTCTTGTAATTtagcaaataaaaataattatttatgtgtCCATTATTCGCCTGAAGATGGTGTTTCATATGTATCGATAGAATTATCCAGCGCATTGAAATCAgtaaattttatgaattttgtaaaaaaagagttgaatttttataatggacaatatttatacatagttaattatttgtatgATTTGAACGACAATACATTGGCACAGAAAACtgaagataataataagagTATAAAAGCCATCAATGAAGTAgcagaaataaataaaaaattggacAACAACATTATTATCAACAAGCATCAATGTTACAGTTTAtgcgaaaaaaaagaacaatCTGTTggctttttaaaaattcaataTTATGCTTATGAAcagaaaaattttattcaaaGCGAAGAACAAAACAAATCATATAATTCTATTTATTTCCAACAGCCTAACAAAAATGCACAGAATATTAACAGTATGTATGAATATAGTTATAAGTTTTGCAAAGAAAATAACATTCATATCATTGATATAGACGATAATTTGAATTCGATGGGTAATACTACAAACCCCAATcgtaataattattttgtaaagaATTCTAATGATAAAGTTGATGATATTCATATGGAAAAGGATTCAAATACACTAAACTACAATTGTGAAACAGCAAAACGAGCAGATTCTATATCACCTTTTCTTTTAGGTGGACAAGAAGTTCAAAGCGAAAAAAGTAAGTTGGCTTCTGAAACGAATAGCAATAACGCAACCGATAATAACACCGAATTTGATTTGGAAAAAGAACATAAAGAAGAAattatgaattattatcgtaataataaagcagaaatatgtacatttaataaaatgttaaaCGACGATATTGACACATCAGTAGTTTGCattaatttacaaaaagtATTATTACAATATATACGATTTAAAAGAAACCTACCAAGAGTTACACCATTTTTTGCAGTAAAAAGTAacaatgatgaaaatgtcataaaatttttatatgggTTAAATTGCAATTTTGATTGTGCATCCGTTGGtgaaataaacaaattaacaACCCTTCTCCCAAATATGTCAAGAGATAGAATTATTTATGCTAATACTATTAAAAGCCCATCTTcattaaaatatgcaaaagaaaataatataaacttATGCACATTTGACAATATTGATgagttgaaaaaaatatttaaatatcaTCCTACTTGCTCATTAATTTTACGTATTAATATAgactttaaaaattataaatcatATATGTCATCAAAATATGGTGCAAATGAATTTGAATGGgaacaaatttttaaatttgcaaaagaaaataatctTAAAATTGTAGGTGTATCATTTCATGTAGGTagtaatacaaaaaattcattCGATTTTTGTCAAGCTATAAAATTATCGAGAGATGCTTTTGATATGGGCAGTCGATTTGGGTTTAAAtttgaaattttaaatttaggGGGTGGATTTCCTGAAGAATTAGAATATGATCGTGcaagaaaaaatgaaaaaaaacattattgtactttaaatgaagaagaattaaaaaaagaaatcataaactttttaaatgacAAATCagctattaaaaaaaattataattttcataattttgaaaagcTTGCACTTGCTATTAATATGTCTataaatcattattttaaagatataaaagatcaattgaaaattatagCTGAGCCTGGTAGATTTATGGTTGCTTCTTCATCAACACTAGCTTGTAAAGTTATTGGAAAAAGATGCCCTGCTTTTTCTCCTATCAGATTGTCCAGTttgaaaaatgatgaaaataataatggcaATATGGTAAAAAACGAACAAGTGGCTAACAATGGCAATGGTCAACAAAATGGTGATggaaatatacaaaataaagacCAAGGCAATTGCACAGGAACTATAGCAGATACAGAATTAAAAaccgaaaaaaaaaatactggTTTACCATCTGAAGTATGCAATAATGGAGAGATACAAACAGACAATGGAAAAACTTTTATTCCTGGAAGTGCATTTAATCATGAAGATAATTCAAAACTAggaaatataacaaatattaaaaaaaatgttgttAGTATTcatgataataaatataattattattcatattatataactGACAGTATTTATGGATGCTTTAGTGGAATTGTTTTTGATGAATATAGCAGACAaccaatatatattataaataataacaaaacgGGCTCAAAACAAATGATATTAGATTCTCCTTTGTATTTAACAAAGATATATGGCCAATCATGTGATGGCCTTGATATGATTACTTCGTCTACCTATTTACCTGAATGCAATATAAGTGATTGGATTATATACGAATATTCAGGCGCGTATACTTTTGTTAGTGCCTCAGACTTCAACGGATTTCAACCCTGCCAAAAGGTTTACATTTTCCCTCGAAATAAATTTCCCTTTCCCGTCTGA
- a CDS encoding early transcribed membrane protein gives MKISKIFVLFNLILISHYLTFGMSRRAAKGGSFKKFRDDLAKFAKNRKALLITLGSIIGAAAVSAGVGYGIYKKKNKKYRKPGYFKSQVTYTPPQNPQGSKNGKVSVIEARLANQPITNSSKSAPAPAKSAPAKSAPAKSAPAKSAPAKSAPAKSAPAPAKSAPTPAKSAPAPAKSAPAPAKSAPAPAKSAPAPAKSAPAPAKSGPAPPSNVGNSPGVYRPTMPVSIYEAYNL, from the coding sequence ATGAAGATATCCAAGATATTCGTTTTATTTAATcttatattaatatcaCATTATTTAACTTTTGGTATGTCAAGAAGGGCCGCCAAAGGAGGTTCATTTAAGAAGTTCCGAGACGATTTGGCGAAATTCGCAAAGAACAGGAAAGCTCTTCTGATTACATTAGGATCCATAATAGGCGCAGCCGCAGTATCTGCAGGTGTTGGATATGGTAtctataaaaagaaaaataagaaatatagaaaacccggatattttaaaagtCAAGTCACATATACTCCTCCTCAAAACCCACAAGGCtctaaaaatggaaaagtTTCTGTTATTGAGGCCAGGCTTGCTAATCAGCCTATCACAAATTCTAGTAAATCTGCCCCAGCACCAGCTAAATCTGCCCCAGCTAAATCTGCACCAGCTAAATCTGCACCAGCTAAATCTGCCCCAGCTAAATCTGCACCAGCTAAATCTGCCCCAGCACCCGCTAAATCTGCCCCAACACCCGCTAAATCTGCCCCAGCACCCGCTAAATCTGCCCCAGCACCAGCTAAATCTGCCCCAGCACCAGCTAAATCTGCCCCAGCACCAGCTAAATCTGCACCAGCACCAGCTAAATCTGGCCCAGCTCCTCCTTCCAATGTGGGTAATTCCCCTGGTGTGTATAGACCTACTATGCCAGTTAGCATCTATGAAGCATACAACTTATAA
- a CDS encoding haloacid dehalogenase-like hydrolase, putative has product MSPQVKHVSSSRLLNGLSEAHSNEKNNNVTKVMKSNQLLPEHENNEVGEGVYEDQPNSEMLVVRDKNGKPVDKNKLKNNVKIIFTDLDGTLLNDDHKPSKLNIESLVKAQNKGIKVVIATGRPIFSVNAVIGEYIKKYNLSYFPGIYLNGCISYGANGEGIIDKYIDDKLVMDIYNFSKKNNFVDRIVCYSVKETHVFGMNEYINEYMTLESILPDIIDEERLKNTRLYKILICLNEQNLQSVLKMYQDEFSDRIRVANTFRTYVEVFHHDTNKFEGVKALCKHFGISLNDALAIGDAENDIEMLRGVGTSIAVQNAASEIKACAKYVAPSNNDDAVHHALRTFCDI; this is encoded by the exons ATGAGTCCCCAAGTAAAACACGTTAGTTCGTCTCGTCTTTTAAATGGCTTATCCGAAGCACACAGTAACGag aaaaataataatgtaacTAAGGTTATGAAATCGAATCAATTATTGCCTGAGCACGAAAACAATGAAGTAGGAGAAGGAGTATATGAAGACCAACCAAATTCTGAAATGCTTGTTGTAAGAGATAAAAATGGGAAGCCCGtcgataaaaataaattaaaaaataatgtaaaaataatttttacagATTTAGATGGaacattattaaatgatGACCATAAACCAtccaaattaaatatagaaagTTTAGTAAAGGCACAAAATAAAGGAATAAAAGTAGTTATTGCTACTGGTCGTCCAATATTTTCAGTTAATGCTGTAATAGgagaatatattaaaaaatataatttaagtTATTTTCCTGGAATATATCTAAATGGCTGTATCAGTTATGGAGCTAATGGTGAAGGAATaattgataaatatatagatgATAAATTAGtaatggatatatataatttttcaaagaaaaacaatttCGTTGATCGTATTGTTTGCTATAGTGTAAAAGAAACACATGTATTTGGTAtgaatgaatatattaatgaatatatgaCTCTTGAATCTATATTGCCTGATATTATTGATGAAGaaagattaaaaaatacaagaTTATACAAAATCTTAATTTGCTTAAATGAACAAAACTTACAAAgtgtattaaaaatgtatcaaGACGAATTTTCGGATCGAATTCGTGTAGCTAACACATTTAGAACATATGTAGAAGTGTTTCATCatgatacaaataaatttgaagGCGTAAAAGCATTATGCAAACATTTCGGTATAAGTTTAAATGATGCATTAGCTATAGGAGATGCTGAAAACGATATAGAGATGCTACGAGGCGTAGGAACTTCAATAGCAGTACAGAATGCTGCTAGTGAAATAAAGGCATGCGCAAAATATGTAGCTCCATCAAACAATGATGATGCGGTACATCATGCACTACGAACATTTTGtgatatttaa